One genomic segment of Mustelus asterias unplaced genomic scaffold, sMusAst1.hap1.1 HAP1_SCAFFOLD_43, whole genome shotgun sequence includes these proteins:
- the LOC144482857 gene encoding uncharacterized protein LOC144482857 — MEKPWKCADCGKGYRSPSELETHRRSHTGERPFICSQCREGFNQLSHLQLHQRVHTEERPFTCSQCGKGFIQLSSLQTHQQVHTGERPFTCSQCGKGFTRSFHLQRHQRVHTGERPFNCSQCGKRFTRSFHLQRHQRIHTGERPFNCFQCGKGFTQSSNLRTHERVHTGERPFTCSQCGQEFTQSADLQRHQLRHTGERPFTCSQCGKGFTQSSHLRIHQRVHTGEKPFTCSQCGKGFTQSSDLRTHQRVHTGERPFTCSQCGKGFTRSTHLQRHQRVHTGEKPFTCSQCGKGFTNSSDLLTHQRVHTGERSFTCSQCGKGFTRSTHLRTHLRVHTGEKPFTCSQCGKGFTQSSDLRIHQRVHTGERPFTCSVCGKGFRVSSHLLRHQQVHE; from the coding sequence atggagaaaccatggaaatgtgcggactgtgggaagggatacagatccccatcagagctggaaactcatcggcgcagccacactggggagaggccattcatctgctctcagtgtagggagggatttaatcagttatcccacctgcagttacaccagcgagttcacactgaggagaggccattcacctgctctcagtgtgggaagggattcattcagttatccagcctgcagacacaccagcaagttcacactggagagaggccatttacctgctctcagtgtgggaagggattcactcggtcattccacctgcagagacaccagcgagttcacactggggagaggccattcaactgctctcagtgtgggaagagattcactcggtcattccacctgcagagacaccagcgaattcacactggggagaggccattcaactgttttcagtgtgggaagggattcactcagtcatccaacctgcggacacacgaacgagttcacactggggagagaccgttcacctgctctcagtgtgggcaagaattcactcagtcagccgacctgcagagacaccagctacgtcacacaggggaaaggccgttcacctgctctcagtgtgggaagggattcactcagtcatcccacctgcggatacaccagcgagttcacactggggagaaaccattcacctgctctcagtgtgggaagggattcactcagtcatctgacctacggacacaccagcgagttcacacaggagagaggccgttcacctgctctcagtgtgggaagggattcactcggtcaacccacctgcagagacaccagcgtgttcacactggggagaaaccattcacctgctctcagtgtgggaagggattcacaaactcatctgacctgctgacacaccagcgagttcacacaggggagaggtcgttcacctgctctcagtgtgggaagggattcactcggtcaacccacctgcggacacacctgcgagttcacactggggagaaaccattcacctgctctcagtgtgggaagggattcactcagtcatctgacctgcggatacaccagcgagttcacactggcgagagaccattcacctgctctgtgtgtgggaagggattcagagtttcatcccacctgctgagacaccaacaagttcacgagtga